Proteins encoded by one window of Dreissena polymorpha isolate Duluth1 chromosome 11, UMN_Dpol_1.0, whole genome shotgun sequence:
- the LOC127850371 gene encoding cytadherence high molecular weight protein 1-like isoform X1, producing the protein MPQAIEQPSMDISAELSTETVSHHLQPPDRPLAQRDSDMASDNENDLPQAIEQPSMDSSAKLLTETVGHHFQPPDRPSGQRDYDMKSANENDLPQAIEQPSMDSSAELLTETVCHHFQPPDRPSGRRDSDMKSANENDLPPAIDQPSMDSSAELSTETISHHLQPPERSSAQRDSDMESGNENDLPPAIKKPSMDSTAELLIETVSHHLKPSDRPSAQKDSDMESDNENDLPPAIEQPSMDSSAELSTETVSYHLQPLDRPSAQKDSDMECD; encoded by the exons atGCCACAAGCGATTGAGCAGCCATCAATGGACATTAGTGCTGAGCTGTCGACAGAAACTGTCAGTCATCATTTGCAGCCTCCTGACAGGCCTTTGGCTCAAAGAGACTCTGATATGGCATCAGAcaatg aaaatgatttgcctCAAGCGATTGAGCAGCCATCAATGGACAGTAGTGCCAAGCTGTTGACAGAAACTGTCGGTCATCATTTTCAGCCTCCAGACAGGCCTTCAGGTCAAAGAGACTATGACATGAAATCAGCcaatg aaaatgatttgcctCAAGCGATTGAGCAGCCATCAATGGACAGTAGTGCCGAGCTGTTGACAGAAACTGTATGTCATCATTTTCAGCCTCCAGACAGGCCTTCAGGTCGAAGAGACTCTGACATGAAATCAGCcaatg aaaatgatttgcctCCAGCGATTGATCAGCCATCAATGGACAGTAGTGCCGAGCTGTCGACAGAAACCATCAGTCATCATTTGCAGCCTCCTGAAAGGTCTTCAGCTCAAAGAGACTCTGATATGGAATCAGGcaatg aaaatgatttgcctCCAGCGATTAAGAAGCCATCAATGGACAGTACTGCTGAGCTGTTGATAGAAACTGTCAGTCATCATTTGAAGCCTTCTGACAGGCCTTCGGCTCAAAAGGACTCTGACATGGAATCAGAcaatg aaaatgatttgcctCCAGCGATTGAGCAGCCATCAATGGACAGTAGTGCTGAGCTATCGACAGAAACTGTCAGTTATCATTTGCAGCCTCTTGACAGGCCTTCGGCTCAAAAGGACTCTGATATGGAATG CGATTGA
- the LOC127851274 gene encoding uncharacterized protein LOC127851274 — protein sequence MSTSEGADVDRYLKESVNSYKECSVKNTARRNSLQKKTLVIESERRLASSKMTREERLLKKQLRQMNIEKVKNHLVHSLRDAHENDNHRQTSRDEKKPHERHIPVEPYPITFRESPSSPELDRRHHDSGKAYSAKGRRRPSREFEDLSLNTRPVGPLFNIQEFTEEESPRRRTYSMSAAQQIMARKHKISSRHSSRSSTPSGSPTLQRTRKISSGSKHGSNSSGSSKSSLNDSKERIHSLSDLHWIGEPEAINSIRRPRLTVDQQELESEIHKLSVS from the exons ATGTCGACATCAGAAGGAGCTGATGTTGATAGGTACCTTAAAGAAAGTGTAAATAGTTATAAAGAATGCTCTGTCAAAAACACCGCCAGACGAAACTCGCTACAGAAGAAAACTTTGGTCATTGAATCTGAGCGGCGATTGGCTAGCAGCAAAATGACGCGAGAGGAACGCTTACTAAAGAAACAATTGCGACAAATGAATATTGAGAAGGTTAAGAACCACCTTGTTCACAGTCTAAGAG ACGCCCATGAGAATGATAATCACCGACAGACCAGTCGAGATGAGAAGAAACCCCATGAACGTCACATTCCTGTGGAGCCATATCCGATAACCTTCCGTGAGTCGCCCAGTTCACCGGAACTAGATCGAAGACACCATGATTCCG GTAAAGCATATTCAGCGAAGGGCCGGCGTCGGCCGTCCCGTGAATTCGAGGACCTTAGCTTGAACACGCGACCCGTGGGACCGTTGTTCAATATCCAAGAGTTTACCGAGGAGGAAAGTCCCAGACGACGCACGTATTCGATGTCGGCTGCGCAACAGATTATGGCGCGAAAACACAAGATCTCGTCCCGTCACTCCAGCCGATCAAGCACGCCTTCTGGCTCCCCAACGTTACAAAGAACGCGAAAAATCTCATCTGGCAGTAAACATGGCAGTAACTCATCCGGCTCGTCAAAGAGCAGCCTTAATGATAGTAAAGAAAGAATTCACTCCCTTAGTGACCTTCATTGGATCGGTGAACCGGAAGCGATTAATTCCATCCGAAGACCACGTCTAACGGTAGATCAGCAGGAATTGGAATCGGAGATTCACAAATTGAGCGTTTCATAA
- the LOC127850371 gene encoding uncharacterized protein LOC127850371 isoform X2 produces the protein MPQAIEQPSMDISAELSTETVSHHLQPPDRPLAQRDSDMASDNENDLPQAIEQPSMDSSAKLLTETVGHHFQPPDRPSGQRDYDMKSANENDLPQAIEQPSMDSSAELLTETVCHHFQPPDRPSGRRDSDMKSANENDLPPAIDQPSMDSSAELSTETISHHLQPPERSSAQRDSDMESGNENDLPPAIKKPSMDSTAELLIETVSHHLKPSDRPSAQKDSDMESDNANDMPSAIEQSSMDSYRQKLSVIICSLLTGLRLKRTLT, from the exons atGCCACAAGCGATTGAGCAGCCATCAATGGACATTAGTGCTGAGCTGTCGACAGAAACTGTCAGTCATCATTTGCAGCCTCCTGACAGGCCTTTGGCTCAAAGAGACTCTGATATGGCATCAGAcaatg aaaatgatttgcctCAAGCGATTGAGCAGCCATCAATGGACAGTAGTGCCAAGCTGTTGACAGAAACTGTCGGTCATCATTTTCAGCCTCCAGACAGGCCTTCAGGTCAAAGAGACTATGACATGAAATCAGCcaatg aaaatgatttgcctCAAGCGATTGAGCAGCCATCAATGGACAGTAGTGCCGAGCTGTTGACAGAAACTGTATGTCATCATTTTCAGCCTCCAGACAGGCCTTCAGGTCGAAGAGACTCTGACATGAAATCAGCcaatg aaaatgatttgcctCCAGCGATTGATCAGCCATCAATGGACAGTAGTGCCGAGCTGTCGACAGAAACCATCAGTCATCATTTGCAGCCTCCTGAAAGGTCTTCAGCTCAAAGAGACTCTGATATGGAATCAGGcaatg aaaatgatttgcctCCAGCGATTAAGAAGCCATCAATGGACAGTACTGCTGAGCTGTTGATAGAAACTGTCAGTCATCATTTGAAGCCTTCTGACAGGCCTTCGGCTCAAAAGGACTCTGACATGGAATCAGAcaatg CAAATGATATGCCTTCAGCGATTGAGCAGTCATCAATGGACAGCTATCGACAGAAACTGTCAGTCATCATTTGCAGCCTCCTGACAGGCCTTCGGCTCAAAAGGACTCTGACATGA